Proteins co-encoded in one Agrobacterium cucumeris genomic window:
- a CDS encoding Fic family protein translates to MTALDLSKLRITPEILSLIAEIDEFKGAWRALGRIAPDRLSSLRRVATIESIGSSTRIEGAKLSDREVERLLSNLRIGSFSSRDEQEVAGYAEVMETIFSAFDAIPLNENHIRQLHRDLLAHSVKDERHRGNWKTLANNVEAFDEDGRSLGVVFATASPFDTPGRMSELVAWQQAQEKDGTFHPLLVVAVFVVVFLEIHPFQDGNGRLSRALTTLLLLRAGYSYVPYSSLESVIEQNKEAYYLALRRTQGTIRTDQQDWNPWVEFFLRSLQRQKQRLERKIERERILLGDLPELSVAILELARERGRVTVMDVAKATGASRNTVKDHLRALTEQGHLTLHGAGRGTWYGLS, encoded by the coding sequence ATGACGGCGCTCGATCTCTCCAAATTGCGTATCACGCCTGAGATCCTGTCGTTGATCGCCGAGATTGACGAATTCAAAGGCGCCTGGCGAGCGCTTGGTCGCATCGCACCCGATCGGCTGTCCAGCTTGCGGCGGGTTGCGACGATCGAAAGCATCGGATCGTCGACACGTATTGAGGGCGCGAAATTAAGCGACCGCGAGGTCGAAAGGCTGCTCTCGAACCTCCGTATCGGCTCGTTCTCCAGCCGAGACGAACAGGAGGTTGCCGGCTATGCCGAGGTGATGGAGACGATCTTCTCCGCCTTCGACGCAATCCCGCTTAACGAAAATCACATCCGCCAACTGCATCGGGATCTGCTCGCGCACTCGGTCAAAGATGAACGACACAGGGGAAACTGGAAAACCCTTGCCAACAACGTCGAAGCCTTCGACGAGGATGGACGAAGTCTGGGCGTCGTCTTCGCGACAGCCTCCCCTTTCGATACGCCGGGCCGAATGTCGGAACTAGTGGCCTGGCAACAAGCTCAGGAGAAGGATGGCACGTTTCACCCTCTACTCGTCGTCGCTGTCTTCGTCGTCGTCTTTCTGGAAATCCATCCTTTCCAGGATGGCAATGGCCGACTGTCGCGCGCTCTGACCACTTTGCTGCTTCTTCGGGCGGGTTATTCCTATGTGCCGTACAGCTCACTGGAAAGTGTTATCGAGCAGAACAAGGAAGCCTATTATCTCGCGCTTCGCCGAACGCAGGGCACGATACGAACGGACCAACAGGACTGGAATCCGTGGGTCGAGTTTTTCCTGCGGAGCCTGCAACGCCAGAAGCAGCGTCTCGAGCGCAAGATCGAGCGTGAGCGCATTCTCCTCGGCGACCTGCCGGAGTTGTCCGTCGCGATCCTCGAACTGGCGCGTGAGCGCGGGCGCGTCACGGTGATGGATGTGGCCAAAGCGACAGGCGCGAGCCGCAACACCGTCAAGGATCATCTTCGGGCGCTGACCGAGCAGGGACATCTGACCCTCCACGGAGCCGGTCGTGGGACCTGGTACGGCTTAAGCTGA